Proteins from a genomic interval of Acetobacterium woodii DSM 1030:
- a CDS encoding ABC transporter permease, giving the protein MKKTKLRNNNQGIIRHLALRSLKTNKMRNLFILLTIALSVSLLVVMALFTSAQGVELKKQVAMMQHVTYMNVNKDQISALEDQKQIEFMTLDKLGQGFERNGVMLQPTYYEERTGPIKSNPVIEGTYPHKVDEIAVNKSVMAVLGVPATIGATVPLTFLDGETETFIVSGFLAGNEVAKVYPILFSREYAEQGPQLKDIPYHALCRIRGAETMSELEFLSTIRDIGAAAGIERKNINENNYFSNSLTMSTRDIFVVGAVGLGILLVSILVIYSIFYLSVIGRIRQFGQLRTLGATKKQIKSLVSCEGVILCIIGSTVGFLIAWPIAYYIKPQGWSWGYTLILSLLIFVADLITVLVSIRRPANLAASVTSIEASLFSEYHQNPKKEAKKIQRKMTPIHLALMSTQRNRKRFLLTMISLGIGGVLFISGATFIGSMTAEDYSRQGFYQWGEYIISYDCNATQTTEHGNVGIQLNNPLNPEFIENIKAIDGVTAVRSFNKAQISYDYKDQTNNQDSLAPFTRENQENVRDVLEEGSFDYDEMIAKDEVLIVNNPVAKEIFGWKFAVGDTVKLHYFNGTEEVERDFTVVGAMDTYSEVTYNAGWFVIPQEKLAQLFPGVDTTETLVVTVADFALQGDAIEPQIRNMVDQNPLLALDTLREELILDATSFTLTNKVILGLAIFIIAFSLINLVNTLITNIVSRQQEFSMLQSIGMTNRQLTKMIQAEGLILALGNLIITLILGTGAGYGLVYWLRQMGATYMHYRFPTGYFVGYILVTLLVPIVVSGVLVRLFQGTSLVERLRAMV; this is encoded by the coding sequence ATGAAGAAGACAAAATTGCGAAACAATAATCAAGGCATTATTCGTCATTTAGCCCTGCGCAGCCTCAAAACGAATAAAATGCGCAATCTTTTTATTTTGCTGACGATTGCGTTATCCGTTAGTTTATTGGTGGTCATGGCGTTGTTTACCTCCGCGCAAGGGGTTGAACTTAAAAAACAAGTCGCAATGATGCAACATGTTACGTATATGAATGTAAATAAAGACCAGATCAGCGCACTTGAGGATCAAAAACAGATTGAATTTATGACGCTGGATAAATTAGGGCAGGGGTTTGAACGAAACGGCGTCATGCTTCAGCCAACCTATTATGAGGAGAGGACCGGACCAATTAAAAGCAATCCCGTTATTGAAGGAACGTATCCTCACAAAGTTGATGAAATCGCGGTTAATAAGTCGGTGATGGCGGTATTGGGAGTACCGGCAACGATTGGTGCGACAGTGCCGTTGACCTTTTTAGATGGCGAAACGGAAACCTTTATCGTTAGCGGATTTTTAGCGGGAAATGAGGTTGCTAAAGTTTATCCGATACTATTTTCCCGGGAATATGCCGAACAGGGACCACAACTAAAAGACATACCGTATCATGCCCTGTGCCGAATTAGGGGCGCCGAGACGATGTCGGAACTGGAATTTTTAAGCACCATTCGCGACATTGGCGCAGCCGCGGGGATTGAAAGAAAAAATATCAACGAAAATAATTATTTTTCCAATTCGTTAACGATGTCCACCAGAGATATATTTGTGGTTGGCGCCGTTGGGCTGGGCATATTGTTAGTCAGCATACTGGTTATTTACAGTATCTTTTATCTTTCGGTAATCGGCCGAATCCGCCAGTTTGGTCAGCTTCGGACGTTGGGGGCGACAAAAAAACAAATTAAATCGTTGGTCAGCTGCGAAGGTGTAATCCTGTGTATAATCGGATCGACCGTGGGATTTTTGATTGCGTGGCCGATTGCCTATTATATCAAACCGCAAGGATGGAGCTGGGGATATACGTTAATATTAAGTTTGCTCATCTTTGTGGCTGATCTGATTACGGTTCTTGTTTCAATTCGCAGGCCAGCAAACCTTGCCGCTTCGGTGACGTCAATAGAGGCGTCTCTTTTTTCGGAATATCATCAGAATCCTAAAAAAGAAGCGAAGAAAATCCAACGGAAAATGACACCGATTCATCTGGCGTTGATGAGTACGCAAAGAAACCGCAAACGCTTTTTATTAACCATGATTTCTTTGGGGATTGGTGGGGTATTGTTTATTAGCGGTGCGACGTTCATCGGATCGATGACAGCGGAGGATTATTCAAGACAGGGTTTTTATCAATGGGGGGAATATATCATATCCTATGACTGTAATGCCACCCAAACGACTGAACATGGAAATGTCGGGATTCAGCTAAATAACCCGTTAAATCCGGAATTTATTGAAAACATCAAGGCCATTGACGGGGTTACGGCAGTCCGGAGCTTTAACAAAGCACAAATCAGTTATGATTATAAAGATCAAACCAATAATCAGGATAGCCTGGCACCTTTTACAAGGGAAAATCAGGAAAATGTCAGAGATGTTTTGGAGGAAGGTTCTTTTGATTATGATGAAATGATTGCCAAAGATGAAGTCCTGATTGTCAATAACCCGGTTGCCAAGGAAATATTTGGTTGGAAATTTGCGGTTGGCGACACGGTTAAATTACATTATTTCAACGGCACTGAGGAAGTTGAAAGAGATTTTACGGTGGTTGGCGCGATGGATACCTATAGTGAAGTGACGTATAATGCCGGGTGGTTTGTTATTCCTCAGGAAAAATTGGCGCAGTTATTTCCGGGAGTAGATACCACCGAAACACTGGTGGTTACAGTGGCTGATTTTGCGTTGCAAGGTGATGCGATCGAGCCGCAGATCAGAAATATGGTTGATCAAAATCCGTTGCTGGCGTTGGATACCTTGAGAGAGGAATTGATTTTAGATGCGACATCGTTCACGCTTACCAATAAGGTGATTTTAGGGCTGGCGATTTTTATTATTGCATTTAGTTTGATCAATCTGGTTAATACTCTGATTACTAATATTGTTTCACGGCAGCAGGAGTTTTCAATGCTGCAATCGATTGGAATGACGAATCGTCAATTGACAAAGATGATTCAGGCAGAAGGGTTAATTTTAGCACTAGGCAACTTAATTATTACGTTGATATTGGGGACCGGAGCGGGATATGGACTGGTTTATTGGTTGCGCCAAATGGGCGCAACATATATGCATTATCGCTTTCCGACGGGCTATTTTGTAGGATATATTCTGGTAACGTTGCTGGTTCCAATTGTTGTCTCCGGTGTTTTAGTAAGGTTGTTTCAAGGAACTTCGTTGGTCGAACGGTTAAGAGCAATGGTGTAA
- a CDS encoding tyrosine-type recombinase/integrase, with protein sequence MSPKTIKNIHGVVHKGLQQALEINYITANPSNACKLPRVEKTKIKPLSEIEISNFLKSINGHQFEDLFLFTLFTGMRQGEVLGLTWDSVDLQNGTILIYQQLQRIEGVYMFVSLKNDRSRNITLPPSIIKLLQEHKAVQNQWRLIAGSAWEDSNLVFSNQLGGHLAHVTVSTNYKKIVKSIGLPEARFHDLRHSYAVAALQSGDDIKSVQENLGHHTASFTLDVYGHVSDRMKTESANRMESFIKGVKNL encoded by the coding sequence TTGTCTCCAAAAACCATTAAAAATATTCATGGTGTCGTACATAAGGGGCTTCAGCAAGCACTAGAAATTAATTATATCACCGCAAACCCATCAAATGCATGTAAACTACCACGAGTAGAAAAGACTAAAATAAAACCATTAAGCGAAATTGAAATATCAAATTTCCTCAAATCAATTAATGGCCATCAATTTGAGGATCTGTTTCTTTTTACTTTGTTTACAGGCATGAGGCAAGGTGAAGTCCTTGGGCTTACATGGGATTCTGTGGATCTGCAAAATGGTACAATTTTAATTTATCAACAACTCCAAAGAATCGAGGGTGTATATATGTTTGTTTCTCTGAAAAATGATCGATCTAGAAACATCACTTTACCCCCATCAATAATCAAATTGCTCCAAGAGCATAAAGCCGTTCAAAACCAATGGCGTTTAATTGCTGGATCTGCTTGGGAAGATAGTAACCTCGTTTTTTCCAATCAATTAGGTGGTCATCTTGCACATGTAACAGTATCTACTAACTACAAAAAAATTGTTAAAAGTATCGGACTTCCTGAAGCACGCTTTCATGATTTACGCCATTCTTATGCGGTAGCTGCATTGCAATCTGGAGATGATATCAAAAGTGTTCAGGAAAACCTCGGTCATCATACTGCATCATTCACATTAGATGTTTATGGTCATGTATCAGATCGTATGAAAACAGAAAGTGCAAACCGAATGGAGAGTTTTATAAAGGGTGTAAAAAATCTATAA
- a CDS encoding sensor histidine kinase → MNKWFLPIVILASIGYCAFTFWFYQRLLLTVISALFCLFFILSSFIQKRKAEKAIIKFANEMSDNLELLFNCEFENVYALEFFDETLMAKINQKIVRIAEVLKSEKEKSMAEKKVLQSLISDLSHQLKTPMTNLKMLHETIQNGNLPEQTRNELLKLMESQLKKLEFLLSFMVKTSRLETGLIQLVKQQCNLFDTLAAALSGVTVAAEKKAIQIRVVCPEVSIVNHDPKWTAEALFNLLENAVKYSPHNSAIIVAVEKGEMYTQINITDQGQGIAETNLGKIFQRFYREQPNLEIEGLGIGLYLAREIIQNQNGYIMVRSVVGEGSTFSVFLANDF, encoded by the coding sequence ATGAATAAATGGTTTTTACCGATTGTCATTTTAGCGAGTATCGGTTATTGTGCATTTACATTCTGGTTTTATCAGCGGTTATTATTAACCGTTATTTCAGCGTTGTTTTGTCTTTTTTTTATTTTGAGCAGCTTTATTCAAAAACGTAAAGCGGAGAAAGCAATCATCAAATTCGCCAATGAAATGAGCGATAATCTAGAATTGTTATTTAATTGTGAATTTGAAAATGTTTATGCGTTGGAATTTTTTGATGAAACCCTGATGGCAAAGATTAATCAAAAAATTGTCCGCATTGCAGAAGTGTTAAAAAGCGAAAAAGAAAAATCAATGGCTGAAAAAAAAGTTTTGCAGAGTCTAATATCGGATTTATCACACCAGCTTAAAACACCAATGACTAATCTGAAAATGCTCCATGAGACGATTCAGAACGGGAATTTGCCAGAACAGACCAGAAATGAACTTTTAAAATTAATGGAAAGTCAGCTTAAAAAATTGGAGTTTTTGCTTTCCTTCATGGTAAAAACTTCGCGTTTAGAAACCGGTTTGATCCAATTAGTTAAGCAGCAATGTAATTTGTTTGATACCCTGGCGGCGGCATTATCAGGCGTAACGGTTGCGGCTGAAAAAAAAGCGATCCAGATTAGGGTTGTCTGCCCGGAGGTGTCGATCGTAAACCATGATCCGAAATGGACCGCAGAAGCATTGTTTAATCTGTTGGAAAACGCCGTCAAATACTCACCCCATAATAGTGCAATCATCGTTGCGGTTGAAAAAGGGGAGATGTATACTCAAATAAATATTACCGATCAGGGACAAGGAATTGCAGAAACAAATTTGGGGAAGATTTTTCAGCGATTTTATCGGGAGCAACCAAACCTGGAAATTGAAGGCCTCGGAATTGGTCTTTATCTTGCGCGGGAGATTATTCAAAACCAAAACGGATACATCATGGTGCGTTCTGTTGTCGGGGAAGGATCAACCTTTTCAGTATTTTTGGCAAATGACTTTTGA
- a CDS encoding RrF2 family transcriptional regulator: MKVTSGVEQAVCILLMLASQQDGQPLKSITLSKRLQVSDSYLKKILRKLVVGGLINSNASKTGGFTLAKPDEAITLLDVFEAIEGSEPFFVPSNLVEKVFLMPETIEKNKNAVRNVISEAEALFKDSLKKCKLKQLRYYDQNNIPGVVDWNAIVENELVLKGGDTLAKK; the protein is encoded by the coding sequence ATGAAAGTAACAAGTGGTGTAGAACAGGCTGTCTGCATTTTATTAATGCTGGCATCACAACAAGATGGGCAACCATTAAAAAGCATTACCCTCAGTAAGCGGCTTCAAGTATCCGATTCTTATCTTAAAAAAATTTTGCGAAAGTTAGTAGTCGGCGGACTAATTAATTCTAATGCCTCAAAGACCGGTGGATTTACTTTAGCAAAACCAGATGAAGCGATTACCCTATTAGATGTTTTCGAGGCCATAGAAGGATCAGAGCCTTTTTTTGTGCCCTCTAACCTGGTGGAAAAAGTTTTTTTAATGCCAGAAACCATTGAAAAAAATAAAAATGCAGTACGGAATGTTATTTCCGAAGCGGAAGCTTTATTTAAAGATTCCTTGAAAAAATGCAAGCTCAAACAACTTCGATATTATGATCAAAATAATATTCCGGGAGTTGTCGACTGGAATGCGATTGTCGAAAATGAGCTGGTACTAAAAGGAGGGGATACGCTTGCTAAAAAGTGA
- a CDS encoding cache domain-containing protein, with the protein MKRKLLPLFLIVALLLTGCAKTGDSANVQANTLSKATASLQSELDQIQTLLEKIGTSVGQSPANDENAYSVLNKALNSKSYFFDILVCDADSNVTNVATKMETPFIGLNLKSINRHPELFVDKPVFITKPHLSTDDSPYIYASVPLKNGGWVIAYIDPYSFGAELSKLTIGQNLDLGVMDTNGTNVYTSNMTEIGKNILTDPIYRNFVELQTLIKNKIIPNAQGEGTYTYNAAGTNEPVKKEITWDSVSAFGSELRVYTNTEPGIDETAASSNGELRQFTAEELSWLDTASNLIYDEFTNLENLTKTAVTAYQDSGENSDAFASALAAISKESPIAKAVVFVNNDNLITNAYPSYYKGISFDLYGKNIAAISQGKQPFIIEMTFADHQTPSTQLLAFITPVEKDGKITGYIVAQVRLYDFAAYLTNLKDIGQNINFMLTNNDGTILYDGDLTEVGLNTYTDDLYSEGTLNDYIQNEYKPNREGQSQYEFYGAGMTEIIPKRVVWKTMTFMWNDFKLSMNSEWKPAK; encoded by the coding sequence ATGAAAAGAAAATTGCTGCCCTTATTCCTCATCGTTGCCCTGCTATTAACCGGCTGTGCAAAAACTGGTGATTCCGCCAATGTCCAAGCAAACACCCTGTCTAAAGCAACTGCTTCTTTACAGAGTGAATTGGATCAGATTCAGACTTTACTGGAAAAAATCGGAACCTCTGTCGGACAAAGCCCAGCTAATGATGAAAACGCTTACTCTGTCCTGAATAAAGCACTTAATAGCAAAAGTTATTTTTTTGACATCCTCGTTTGTGATGCCGATTCCAACGTAACCAATGTCGCGACCAAAATGGAGACCCCTTTTATCGGCCTTAACTTAAAAAGCATCAACCGCCATCCCGAACTATTTGTCGATAAACCGGTCTTTATCACTAAACCACATCTTTCCACTGATGACAGCCCCTATATTTACGCCTCGGTTCCCCTCAAAAATGGCGGATGGGTCATTGCCTATATCGATCCCTATAGCTTTGGCGCTGAGCTCAGTAAGCTTACTATTGGCCAGAATCTTGATCTCGGTGTCATGGATACCAATGGCACCAATGTTTATACCAGCAACATGACGGAAATCGGCAAAAACATTCTAACCGATCCAATCTACCGCAATTTTGTTGAACTCCAGACCCTTATCAAAAACAAAATAATCCCCAATGCCCAAGGCGAAGGCACCTATACCTATAACGCCGCCGGCACCAATGAACCCGTGAAAAAAGAAATAACCTGGGACAGCGTTAGTGCCTTTGGCTCGGAACTGCGGGTTTACACCAATACTGAACCTGGCATTGACGAAACCGCTGCCTCATCAAATGGTGAACTGCGGCAATTTACCGCCGAAGAATTATCATGGTTGGATACCGCTTCTAACCTAATCTATGATGAATTCACCAATCTCGAAAATCTCACCAAAACAGCGGTGACCGCTTATCAGGATTCCGGCGAAAATAGTGACGCTTTTGCCAGTGCTTTAGCAGCTATCTCGAAAGAAAGTCCAATTGCTAAAGCAGTCGTTTTTGTCAATAATGATAATCTGATTACCAATGCTTACCCGTCCTATTATAAGGGCATTTCTTTTGATCTCTATGGTAAAAACATCGCTGCTATCAGCCAGGGGAAACAACCTTTTATTATCGAAATGACCTTCGCCGATCATCAAACCCCTTCAACCCAACTTTTAGCTTTTATCACCCCCGTAGAAAAAGATGGAAAAATCACCGGCTATATTGTGGCCCAGGTACGCCTTTATGATTTTGCTGCCTACCTGACCAATCTGAAAGATATTGGCCAAAATATCAACTTCATGCTCACGAACAATGACGGAACGATTTTATATGATGGTGATCTTACTGAAGTTGGCTTGAACACTTATACCGATGACCTCTATTCAGAAGGAACCTTAAATGACTATATTCAAAACGAATACAAACCAAATCGAGAAGGTCAATCTCAATATGAATTCTATGGCGCCGGGATGACGGAAATCATCCCCAAACGTGTCGTCTGGAAAACCATGACTTTCATGTGGAACGACTTTAAACTTAGCATGAATTCCGAATGGAAACCAGCAAAATAA
- a CDS encoding YhgE/Pip family protein, translating to MLKSEFQNLKKNKFLIVLIIVLSLVPTLYTTIFLSSVWDPYSKISQLPVALVNEDKTCDYNGTTLKIGEELTKTLETEKPLAFVSVDAQAAQKGLKDGDYYMIVTIPEDFSKNAATLMNTDPQPMVLSYEINPGENLFASKMAIAGATAIKNSVSNKVTQTYTEVIFKQISTLKTGLKQAADGALAINDGTAQLENGNQQITANLTKLSDSALIFSDGAEQLSVGLAQYTNGVGELSQGLQQLNGQIPTLTNGISQIQSGSNQLNTGVDQYTMGVGQLAKGSQALSSSSDNVNVGVASIADGINQVKAVNDQILASLTQNQLPAITDFSGINDNATDILTNTKSIQNDLGALDDVIEGIKTSEDPQAKAQAETLENIRSSLAVDSEAIDNSASMIQNMGDSSPETDAAGNDEQLIQALMGMDQGLEQLQQGMNDENAGLISGVEHYTAGVDTVAAGLQALNNQADTLTAGANGLATAMNELNNQTPLLANGMMKLADGSSLLTANSNQLLSGAGQLANGAAQISGGSSQLAAGSQTLGNGIGTLKDGSQVLAGKMSDGAQALAAVKTDDKNIEMFASPTAADEESFSVVDNNGTGMAPYIISVALYLGAMAFCLFYPLYDKKDKPKNGINYWLNKSVILLMVSTLQATLAITALIVFNHLAPLNVAATFFIAWISALCFMSLTSLLKVVLDEAGSFIALIFLILQLSGSSGVYPIELTNSFFQAIHPYLPMTYSIEALKQTLSIGTKGTGIGEYMMVLLGIMFVCICLTLLSYVLKTKKDSAESGSLLKNQMNLS from the coding sequence TTGCTAAAAAGTGAATTTCAAAATCTCAAAAAAAATAAATTTCTGATCGTACTGATCATTGTTCTGTCACTGGTGCCAACCTTATATACAACTATTTTTTTATCCTCAGTTTGGGATCCCTATTCAAAAATAAGCCAATTACCGGTTGCGCTTGTTAATGAAGATAAAACCTGTGACTACAATGGGACCACGCTAAAGATTGGGGAGGAATTGACCAAGACGCTTGAAACTGAAAAGCCACTAGCGTTTGTGTCGGTTGATGCACAAGCGGCACAAAAGGGGTTAAAAGATGGCGATTATTATATGATCGTTACCATTCCTGAAGATTTTTCTAAAAATGCCGCAACGCTGATGAATACCGATCCTCAGCCGATGGTGCTTTCTTATGAAATAAATCCTGGGGAAAATTTATTCGCTTCTAAAATGGCTATTGCCGGGGCAACAGCCATCAAAAACAGTGTCTCTAACAAGGTGACTCAAACGTATACAGAAGTGATTTTCAAACAAATTTCGACGTTGAAAACCGGTCTGAAACAGGCCGCTGATGGGGCACTGGCGATTAATGACGGAACGGCACAGTTAGAAAATGGGAATCAGCAGATTACGGCTAATTTGACAAAATTATCCGACAGCGCTCTTATATTTAGTGATGGGGCCGAACAGCTTTCGGTAGGCCTTGCTCAATATACCAATGGGGTAGGAGAACTTAGCCAGGGACTACAGCAGCTTAATGGACAGATACCAACCTTGACCAACGGGATTAGTCAGATTCAGTCCGGTTCTAACCAATTAAATACTGGAGTTGATCAATATACGATGGGGGTCGGTCAGCTGGCTAAAGGCAGTCAAGCGCTTTCTTCTTCGAGTGACAACGTTAACGTTGGGGTGGCATCGATAGCGGATGGTATTAACCAGGTCAAAGCAGTTAATGATCAAATTCTGGCCTCCTTAACGCAAAATCAACTCCCGGCAATAACGGATTTTTCGGGCATTAACGATAATGCCACCGATATTTTGACTAATACAAAAAGTATTCAAAATGATCTTGGCGCATTAGATGATGTCATTGAAGGGATCAAAACTTCTGAAGACCCGCAGGCTAAAGCGCAGGCGGAAACTTTAGAAAATATTCGTAGCAGTCTCGCGGTTGACAGTGAAGCGATTGATAATTCGGCAAGTATGATTCAAAATATGGGTGACTCGAGCCCAGAAACGGATGCCGCGGGAAATGATGAACAGCTTATTCAGGCGTTGATGGGGATGGATCAGGGGTTGGAACAGCTTCAGCAGGGAATGAATGATGAAAATGCTGGTTTGATTTCAGGTGTTGAGCATTATACTGCTGGGGTAGACACTGTTGCAGCTGGCTTACAGGCGTTGAATAATCAGGCTGACACATTGACGGCTGGTGCAAACGGATTGGCAACTGCGATGAATGAACTCAACAATCAAACGCCGCTCCTGGCTAACGGGATGATGAAATTGGCCGATGGGTCTTCGCTATTGACGGCAAACTCTAATCAGTTACTTTCTGGAGCTGGCCAATTGGCAAATGGTGCTGCGCAAATAAGCGGGGGTTCGTCACAACTGGCGGCCGGATCGCAAACCTTGGGTAATGGAATCGGGACCCTTAAAGATGGAAGTCAAGTATTAGCCGGAAAAATGTCTGACGGGGCACAAGCTCTTGCCGCCGTTAAAACAGATGATAAAAACATCGAAATGTTCGCGTCGCCCACCGCGGCAGATGAAGAAAGCTTTTCGGTGGTTGATAACAATGGCACGGGTATGGCACCATATATCATTTCAGTGGCGCTTTATCTGGGGGCGATGGCGTTTTGTCTTTTTTATCCATTGTATGACAAAAAAGATAAACCGAAAAACGGCATTAATTATTGGTTGAATAAATCCGTGATATTGTTAATGGTGAGTACATTGCAAGCCACATTAGCGATTACGGCATTGATAGTATTTAATCATTTAGCGCCGCTTAATGTGGCCGCCACCTTTTTTATTGCCTGGATCAGTGCTTTGTGTTTTATGTCGTTAACCAGTTTACTCAAAGTTGTACTAGATGAAGCGGGCAGCTTCATTGCGTTAATCTTTTTGATTTTGCAACTAAGTGGTTCCAGTGGCGTTTATCCAATTGAACTGACCAACAGCTTTTTCCAGGCGATCCATCCATATCTGCCCATGACTTACTCAATTGAGGCGCTTAAACAGACGCTTTCAATTGGAACAAAAGGGACTGGTATTGGTGAATACATGATGGTATTACTTGGCATTATGTTTGTTTGTATCTGTCTAACGTTGCTTAGCTATGTCCTTAAAACGAAGAAGGATTCAGCTGAAAGTGGAAGCTTGTTGAAAAATCAGATGAACCTATCCTGA
- a CDS encoding IMP dehydrogenase — protein MAVYINEPSHTFGEYLLMPGYSSTDCIPDNVSLKTPLVKFRKGEQSAISLNIPTVSAIMQSVSDDTMAIALAKEGGLSFIYGSQPIESQAKMVARVKSYRAGFVVSDSNISPEGTLEEILVLKKKTGHSTVAVTTDGTEDGKLVGIVTSRDYRISRMDLKTKVKEFMTPFENLVWAPDNTTLKEANDIIWEHKLNCLPLIDSKQKLVFMVFRKDYDSHKENENELIDDFKRFVVGAGVNTRDYAERIPALIAAGADVLCIDSSEGFTEWQKIVIQYVRSNYGDKVKIGAGNIVDKEGFLFLAEAGADFIKIGIGGGAICITREQKGIGRGQATAVIEVAKARDDYFEETGIYIPLCSDGGTVHDYHMTLALAMGADFIMMGRYFARFDESPTNKVNIKGNYMKEYWGEGSERAKNWQRYDLGGSSKLSFEEGVDSYVPYAGSLKDNLSLSLSKIRSTMCNCGVLTIPKLHKHAKITLISETSIIEGGSHDVMLKESKQIIGS, from the coding sequence ATGGCCGTATACATTAATGAGCCGTCGCATACATTTGGAGAGTATTTACTAATGCCCGGTTATTCATCAACAGACTGCATTCCGGATAACGTTAGTTTAAAAACACCGTTAGTAAAATTCAGAAAAGGTGAACAATCGGCAATATCGTTAAATATTCCAACAGTATCAGCGATTATGCAGTCGGTATCTGATGATACCATGGCGATTGCACTCGCAAAAGAAGGTGGTCTTTCTTTTATTTATGGATCACAGCCGATTGAAAGTCAGGCCAAAATGGTAGCGCGTGTCAAATCATATCGGGCCGGCTTTGTTGTGAGTGATTCCAATATTTCACCCGAAGGCACCCTTGAAGAAATTCTTGTCCTGAAGAAAAAAACCGGCCATTCAACGGTTGCGGTTACCACTGATGGCACGGAAGATGGTAAGCTGGTGGGGATTGTAACCAGCAGGGATTATCGCATCAGCCGAATGGATTTAAAAACAAAAGTTAAGGAATTCATGACGCCCTTTGAAAATCTGGTTTGGGCACCAGATAATACGACCCTTAAAGAAGCTAATGATATCATCTGGGAGCACAAGTTAAACTGTCTGCCTTTGATCGATAGTAAGCAAAAGCTCGTTTTTATGGTGTTTCGAAAAGATTATGATTCGCATAAAGAAAACGAAAATGAGCTGATTGATGATTTCAAACGTTTTGTTGTTGGTGCTGGTGTTAATACACGGGATTATGCCGAACGGATACCCGCGTTGATCGCCGCCGGGGCCGATGTCTTATGTATTGACAGCTCTGAAGGTTTTACCGAATGGCAGAAAATCGTGATTCAATATGTTCGTTCAAATTATGGCGATAAGGTCAAAATCGGAGCCGGAAATATTGTTGATAAAGAGGGCTTTTTATTTCTGGCCGAAGCCGGAGCCGATTTTATCAAGATTGGAATTGGCGGCGGGGCAATTTGCATCACCCGTGAACAGAAGGGGATTGGCAGAGGGCAAGCCACGGCGGTTATTGAAGTTGCAAAAGCCCGAGATGATTATTTTGAAGAAACGGGGATTTATATCCCGCTTTGTTCGGACGGCGGCACCGTACATGATTATCACATGACACTGGCCCTTGCGATGGGGGCGGATTTTATTATGATGGGGCGTTATTTTGCCCGATTTGATGAAAGTCCGACCAATAAAGTAAATATCAAGGGCAATTACATGAAAGAGTATTGGGGCGAAGGCAGCGAACGTGCTAAAAACTGGCAGCGGTACGATTTGGGCGGCAGCAGTAAACTTTCTTTTGAAGAAGGCGTTGATTCCTATGTTCCGTATGCGGGAAGTTTAAAAGATAATCTGAGTTTATCTTTGAGTAAAATTCGATCAACCATGTGTAATTGTGGGGTATTAACGATACCCAAACTCCATAAGCATGCCAAAATCACCTTGATCTCGGAAACCAGTATTATTGAGGGTGGATCACATGATGTTATGTTGAAAGAAAGCAAACAAATTATCGGGAGTTAA
- a CDS encoding ABC transporter ATP-binding protein, translating into MKILETQALKKYYNKAENCVKALDEVTLSVEQGEFLAIVGTSGSGKSTLLHMLGGLDVPTSGKVIIKGKEISQMSDEQLTIFRRRQIGFVFQNYNLVSMLNVYENIVLPLALDGSRADSKYIDTVIELLHLKALTHRFPNNLSGGQQQRVALARALASKPAIVLADEPTGNLDSKTSQEVLGLLKMSIKKFGQTLVMITHNHEIAQLADRIIRIEDGKIVTR; encoded by the coding sequence ATGAAAATATTGGAAACGCAAGCTTTAAAAAAATATTATAACAAAGCGGAAAACTGTGTTAAAGCCCTCGATGAGGTAACCTTGTCGGTCGAGCAGGGCGAGTTTTTAGCAATCGTGGGGACATCGGGCAGCGGCAAATCGACGCTGCTCCACATGTTGGGCGGATTGGATGTGCCAACATCAGGAAAGGTAATCATCAAGGGTAAAGAAATCTCACAGATGTCCGATGAACAGCTGACGATTTTTAGACGGCGACAAATTGGATTTGTTTTTCAAAACTATAATCTGGTTTCGATGTTAAATGTTTATGAGAATATTGTGCTACCGTTGGCATTAGACGGCAGCAGAGCCGATTCCAAATATATTGATACCGTGATTGAGTTGTTGCATTTGAAAGCGCTGACGCATCGATTTCCCAATAACCTCTCCGGCGGTCAACAGCAGCGGGTCGCCTTAGCGCGCGCTTTGGCTTCAAAACCGGCAATTGTTTTGGCCGATGAACCAACCGGCAATTTAGATAGTAAAACGAGTCAGGAAGTGTTGGGGCTGTTAAAAATGAGTATTAAAAAATTCGGCCAAACGTTGGTAATGATTACCCATAACCATGAAATCGCGCAATTGGCAGATCGGATCATTCGAATCGAGGATGGAAAGATTGTGACACGATGA